Sequence from the Maribellus comscasis genome:
ACGCTGGATTGGGGTATACTTTTAGTTCCGAAACCAGAAGACTTGGCTCATCAATGGCCGTAACCAGCAGTTTACTTTGATGGAAGCCCTGTGTAAGAATTGCTCCGGAAGTAAAAGTTTCAATCACAGATTCCCCCAATGTCCAGCTAAGCTCTATGCTGCCGGCTTGCTGTGTTTCTCCCGCAGAGGCAACTACCTCCTGCGCAAAGGAAGTTGAGATAGTTGTAAAACAGAAAGCAATAATTAGTATATAATTTTTCATTGCAGCTAAATTATAGTTTATACACAACAAAAGAAAAATCGCAATCGGCGTATGCGTCAAGTTTGGTATCCCAGGTTGACACTGTAAAGTAGCTTGTGTTTATTCCCATTAATTTTGCCAGGATATAGGAAGAACCTCCGGACCCCGTAACCTGTATAACACAACCGCTTCCCAGGTTATCGATTTCAATTTTATATTGCCCGGTGGATAATTTGGAAGCCATCGAAATGTTTGATGTTCCGTATGATAAATTGCCGGCACTTGTAACATAACCATAAGCAAAAGGTAACATGTTTGCTTCTCCTGTATCTTCCTGGTGAACTTCGTTGCTAACCAGAACATCTC
This genomic interval carries:
- a CDS encoding T9SS type A sorting domain-containing protein, whose protein sequence is MKNYILIIAFCFTTISTSFAQEVVASAGETQQAGSIELSWTLGESVIETFTSGAILTQGFHQSKLLVTAIDEPSLLVSELKVYPNPASEFVMIHFNSEIKDKQYSLFDMTGKMLLLNSISETDSRIDVSSLASGTYLLRISAKKTNNIQSFKIVKK